In one window of Halomarina pelagica DNA:
- a CDS encoding hydroxyacid-oxoacid transhydrogenase, with protein MGTGYERSVSAPEHAQAPETVWHLQMPQIRFGRDAVEELAYQLRDLGVAGDARGLLVTDETLVDLGHAGRVRDELEDDGLSVDVFDGSKREPSVQDIEECIDFVREAVGEAGYDFYVGLGGGSVMDTAKTTRAVVANGGEILDYVAEPTGEGESLTESGPPLVLVPTTAGTGAEISPVAILSVEEQEIKEGISSNHVRADAAVLDPTLTTTLPPDLTARTAMDALGHAIEGYTTHEYDQLLRASDPATRPVYAGRTPVTELFSEKAISLLSGSVRTAVNNGDDLDARADMLQGALFGAIAGLTAGATLCHAIAYPVGNRYHTYHGETIAVLTPASTLGYNAASDPPRFARIAEMLGADTSGMHTRDAAMQGKEEYVRLQRDLNVLPSGLHELAGIEESDLDWLATQTVETQARLLRCNPRPVTAEDVRGILEDALHNW; from the coding sequence ATGGGGACGGGCTACGAGCGGTCGGTCTCCGCGCCCGAGCACGCGCAGGCCCCGGAGACGGTCTGGCACCTCCAGATGCCACAGATCCGCTTCGGCCGGGACGCGGTCGAGGAACTCGCCTACCAGCTACGCGACCTGGGCGTCGCGGGGGACGCCCGCGGCCTGCTCGTCACCGACGAGACGCTCGTCGACCTCGGGCACGCCGGGCGCGTGCGCGACGAACTCGAAGACGACGGCCTCTCGGTCGACGTCTTCGACGGGTCGAAGCGCGAGCCCTCGGTGCAGGACATCGAGGAGTGTATCGACTTCGTCCGCGAGGCGGTCGGCGAGGCGGGCTACGACTTCTACGTCGGCCTCGGCGGCGGGAGCGTCATGGACACGGCGAAGACGACGCGGGCGGTCGTCGCGAACGGCGGTGAGATCCTCGACTACGTCGCCGAGCCGACGGGCGAGGGCGAGTCGCTGACCGAGTCGGGGCCGCCGCTCGTTCTCGTGCCGACGACTGCGGGGACGGGCGCGGAGATCTCGCCGGTCGCCATCCTCTCGGTCGAGGAGCAGGAGATCAAGGAGGGGATCTCGAGCAACCACGTCCGCGCGGACGCGGCCGTGCTGGACCCGACGCTCACGACGACGCTCCCGCCCGACCTGACCGCCCGGACGGCGATGGACGCGCTCGGCCACGCGATCGAGGGCTACACCACCCACGAGTACGACCAGCTCCTCCGCGCGAGCGACCCCGCGACCCGCCCGGTGTACGCGGGCCGGACGCCCGTCACGGAGCTGTTCTCGGAGAAGGCCATCTCGCTGCTCTCGGGGAGCGTCCGCACCGCCGTCAACAACGGCGACGACCTCGACGCGCGGGCGGACATGCTCCAGGGGGCGCTGTTCGGCGCGATCGCCGGGCTGACGGCGGGCGCGACGCTCTGTCACGCCATCGCCTACCCGGTCGGCAACCGCTATCACACCTACCACGGCGAGACCATCGCGGTACTCACCCCGGCGAGCACGCTCGGTTACAACGCCGCGAGCGACCCGCCCCGGTTCGCCCGCATCGCGGAGATGCTCGGCGCGGACACGTCGGGCATGCACACCCGCGACGCCGCGATGCAGGGCAAGGAGGAGTACGTCAGGCTCCAGCGCGACCTGAACGTCCTCCCCTCCGGGCTGCACGAACTGGCCGGCATCGAGGAGTCGGACCTCGACTGGCTCGCGACCCAGACCGTCGAGACGCAGGCGCGCCTGCTGCGCTGCAACCCGCGGCCCGTCACCGCGGAGGACGTGCGCGGGATCCTGGAGGACGCGCTCCACAACTGGTGA
- a CDS encoding glycoside hydrolase family 15 protein: MSEYPPLEDYGLVGNLETCALVSVDGSIDWCPLPHLESPSVFAHLLDADGGGHFRIRPAAAYASAQRYLDRTNVLRTEFRTAMGDLAVTDFMPIVDDEGGGTRSPAIYRRVTCERGRAEVEIAFEPRFDYARAETIVEARDGGLLAAGGDETALLMTDRPFDVSDDGATATVALTAGDAEWFVLRYGDAEPVADGRARRLLDDTVSFWRGWAHTCDESECVFGGPWHDLVVRSGLVLKLLTHRETGAIAAAPTTSLPEDVGGVRNWDYRYNWLRDAAFTIQALSNLHHGAEARSYFEWFLDRCRAEDPERIQPLYGLHGDPDLAERELEHLSGYRDSSPVRVGNGAIHQRQLDIYGELVLAIYETVSDDGSLERDDWDAVRGIIDYVPEIWREPDAGIWEVRGGTRHFVFSKLMCWVALDRGVAIAEERGFDAPFDRWRAVRDEIREAVLEKGYSEERGAFVRAFDDDALDATALLVPLVGFLPFDDERVQRTIDAIRAELMTEEGLVRRYDGDDGLPGEEGTFVLCSFWLVDALALSGRVEEAREVFLNVLDYANPLGLLAEEIDEGEGVQVGNYPQAFSHVGLINSALYLGRMSGRTSAGIEPMGLELGEGVGTSGR, translated from the coding sequence ATGAGCGAGTATCCACCACTCGAAGACTACGGGCTCGTCGGGAACCTCGAGACGTGTGCGCTCGTGAGCGTCGACGGGTCGATCGACTGGTGCCCGCTCCCGCACCTCGAATCGCCGAGCGTCTTCGCGCACCTCCTCGACGCCGATGGGGGCGGGCACTTCCGCATCCGGCCGGCCGCCGCCTACGCGTCCGCCCAGCGGTACCTCGACCGAACGAACGTCCTCCGAACCGAGTTCCGGACCGCGATGGGCGACCTCGCGGTGACGGACTTCATGCCGATCGTCGATGACGAGGGAGGGGGGACCCGCTCCCCGGCGATATACCGCCGGGTGACCTGCGAGCGCGGACGGGCCGAGGTCGAGATCGCGTTCGAACCCCGATTCGACTACGCCCGCGCGGAGACGATCGTCGAGGCCCGGGACGGCGGACTCCTCGCGGCGGGCGGCGACGAGACCGCCCTCCTGATGACAGACCGCCCGTTCGACGTGAGCGACGACGGGGCGACCGCCACCGTCGCGCTGACCGCGGGCGACGCCGAGTGGTTCGTCCTCCGGTACGGCGACGCCGAACCGGTCGCGGACGGGCGGGCGAGGCGACTCCTCGACGACACCGTCTCCTTCTGGCGCGGGTGGGCGCACACCTGCGACGAGTCGGAGTGCGTCTTCGGCGGCCCGTGGCACGACCTGGTCGTCCGCTCCGGGTTGGTGCTCAAACTGCTGACCCACCGAGAGACCGGTGCCATCGCCGCCGCCCCGACCACGTCGCTCCCCGAGGACGTCGGCGGGGTCCGCAACTGGGACTACCGGTACAACTGGCTCCGCGACGCGGCGTTCACGATCCAGGCGCTCTCGAACCTCCACCACGGGGCGGAGGCGAGGTCCTACTTCGAGTGGTTCCTCGACCGCTGTCGCGCCGAGGACCCCGAGCGGATACAGCCGCTGTACGGCCTCCACGGCGACCCCGATCTCGCAGAGCGGGAACTCGAGCACCTCTCGGGCTACCGGGACTCCTCGCCCGTCCGCGTCGGGAACGGCGCGATCCACCAGCGACAGCTCGACATCTACGGCGAACTCGTGCTCGCGATCTACGAGACCGTCAGCGACGACGGCTCGCTCGAACGCGACGACTGGGACGCCGTCCGGGGGATAATCGACTACGTCCCCGAGATCTGGCGGGAGCCGGACGCCGGTATCTGGGAGGTCAGGGGCGGCACCCGTCACTTCGTGTTCTCGAAGCTGATGTGCTGGGTCGCGCTCGACCGCGGCGTCGCCATCGCCGAGGAGCGCGGGTTCGACGCCCCGTTCGACCGCTGGCGCGCAGTTCGGGACGAGATCAGGGAGGCCGTCCTCGAGAAGGGCTACAGCGAGGAGCGCGGGGCGTTCGTCCGGGCGTTCGACGACGACGCGCTCGACGCGACGGCGCTCCTCGTCCCCCTCGTCGGGTTCCTCCCGTTCGACGACGAGCGCGTCCAGCGCACCATCGACGCGATCCGGGCGGAGTTGATGACCGAGGAGGGGCTGGTCCGGCGGTACGACGGCGACGACGGCCTGCCGGGGGAGGAGGGGACGTTCGTGCTGTGCTCGTTCTGGCTGGTCGACGCGCTCGCGCTCTCCGGCCGCGTCGAGGAGGCGCGGGAGGTGTTCCTGAACGTGCTCGACTACGCGAACCCCCTCGGCCTGCTGGCCGAGGAGATCGACGAGGGCGAAGGGGTGCAGGTCGGCAACTACCCCCAGGCGTTCAGCCACGTTGGACTGATCAACTCCGCGCTCTACCTCGGGCGGATGAGCGGGCGCACCAGCGCCGGAATCGAGCCGATGGGGCTGGAACTCGGGGAGGGTGTGGGGACGTCCGGGAGGTAG
- a CDS encoding winged helix-turn-helix transcriptional regulator has translation MTDAPGRLQVWCDGEEWCPITSTAALIGKKWHPVIVHRLLTHGPSGFNELRAAVDGISSKVLSDSLDDLERKHLVDREVVSDRPFRVRYSLTDHGESLRPVIASMHDWGTEHLEPAEDRESSIA, from the coding sequence ATGACGGACGCTCCGGGGCGACTCCAGGTCTGGTGCGACGGCGAGGAGTGGTGTCCGATCACGTCGACGGCCGCGCTCATCGGGAAGAAGTGGCACCCGGTGATCGTCCACCGACTGCTCACGCACGGCCCGAGCGGGTTCAACGAACTCAGGGCGGCGGTCGACGGCATCTCGAGCAAGGTCCTCTCCGACAGCCTCGACGACCTGGAGCGGAAGCACTTGGTGGACCGCGAGGTCGTCAGCGATCGACCGTTCCGCGTCCGGTACTCGCTGACCGACCACGGCGAGTCGCTCCGACCGGTCATCGCGTCGATGCACGACTGGGGGACGGAGCACCTCGAACCCGCAGAGGACCGGGAGTCGTCGATCGCGTAG
- a CDS encoding acyl-CoA synthetase has protein sequence MTDAPRLDTYWFHERDWDDYDHLLSAFEWEVPERFNMAAYVCDRWADDPDRVALYAEDDEGRERRYTFRELRDISNRLANYLAARGVTAGDRVGVNCPQKPETVFAHVAAWKLGAVSVPLSTLFGPDALSYRLEDSEAVACVVDAANVDTLRAVRDDLDALSTVLTVDCEPEGDEERLWDALEGHDRAFETADTDAEDDAIVIYTSGTTGAPKGVVHAHRMLLGHLPLFLTTFCNLAIEEDDVYWTPAEWAWVASLFDVLFPGLYYGKPVLAYAGGPFDPETAFSLIEKYGVTNYFAPPTALRMMMQVEDPGERYDVDTVRVIPSGGESLGQSIVDWAAETFGGGGSDAASDRGSGGVAVHEGYGQTEANLIVGDCTALAEFREGKMGLRGPGHDVRIVDPETAEPIDEPDALGEIAVRYEGDPVCFKEYLNRPEKTAAKVRDGWLLTEDLGTVDADGYFTFRGRTDDVIISAGYRIGPEEIEESLSGHDAVADAAVIGVPHQERGEVPKAFVVLAPGYEAGDGLREELQTFVRDRLAQYEYPREVEFIDELPTTTTGKVRRADLRDREGAEGSA, from the coding sequence ATGACCGACGCACCACGACTCGATACGTACTGGTTTCACGAACGCGACTGGGACGACTACGACCACCTCCTCTCGGCGTTCGAGTGGGAGGTCCCGGAGCGGTTCAACATGGCCGCCTACGTCTGTGACCGCTGGGCGGACGACCCCGACCGGGTCGCCCTCTACGCCGAGGACGACGAGGGGCGCGAGCGGCGGTACACCTTCCGCGAGCTGCGCGATATCTCGAATCGGCTGGCGAACTACCTCGCCGCGCGGGGCGTGACGGCGGGCGACCGCGTGGGCGTCAACTGCCCGCAGAAGCCCGAGACCGTCTTCGCGCACGTCGCCGCCTGGAAGCTGGGGGCGGTCTCCGTCCCGCTCAGCACGCTGTTCGGTCCGGACGCGCTCTCCTACCGCCTGGAGGACAGCGAGGCGGTCGCGTGCGTCGTGGACGCCGCCAACGTCGACACGCTCCGGGCGGTCCGCGACGACCTCGACGCGCTCTCGACGGTGCTGACCGTGGACTGCGAACCCGAGGGGGACGAAGAACGACTGTGGGACGCGCTGGAGGGCCACGACCGCGCGTTCGAGACGGCCGACACGGACGCCGAGGACGACGCCATCGTCATCTACACGTCCGGCACGACGGGCGCGCCGAAGGGCGTCGTCCACGCCCACCGGATGCTGCTGGGCCACCTCCCGCTCTTTCTCACGACCTTCTGCAACCTCGCCATCGAGGAGGACGACGTCTACTGGACGCCCGCCGAGTGGGCGTGGGTCGCCTCGCTGTTCGACGTGCTCTTCCCCGGCCTCTACTACGGGAAGCCCGTCCTCGCGTACGCCGGCGGGCCGTTCGACCCCGAGACGGCCTTCTCGCTGATCGAGAAGTACGGCGTGACGAACTACTTCGCGCCGCCGACCGCCCTGCGGATGATGATGCAGGTCGAGGACCCGGGCGAGCGCTACGACGTGGACACCGTCCGCGTCATCCCCTCGGGCGGCGAGTCGCTCGGCCAGAGCATCGTCGACTGGGCCGCGGAGACGTTCGGCGGCGGAGGGTCGGACGCGGCGTCGGATCGCGGCTCCGGCGGCGTGGCCGTCCACGAGGGGTACGGCCAGACCGAAGCCAATCTCATCGTCGGCGATTGCACCGCCCTCGCCGAGTTCCGCGAGGGGAAGATGGGCCTGCGCGGCCCCGGTCACGACGTGCGGATCGTCGACCCGGAGACCGCCGAACCGATCGACGAACCGGACGCGCTGGGCGAGATCGCGGTCCGCTACGAGGGCGACCCCGTCTGCTTCAAGGAGTACCTCAACCGGCCGGAGAAGACCGCGGCGAAGGTCAGAGACGGCTGGCTCCTCACCGAGGACCTCGGGACGGTGGACGCCGACGGCTACTTCACGTTCAGGGGCCGCACCGACGACGTCATCATCAGCGCGGGCTACCGGATCGGACCGGAGGAGATCGAGGAGTCGCTGTCGGGCCACGACGCCGTCGCCGACGCCGCCGTCATCGGCGTCCCCCACCAGGAGCGCGGGGAGGTGCCGAAGGCGTTCGTCGTCCTCGCTCCGGGCTACGAGGCGGGGGACGGGCTCCGAGAGGAGTTACAGACCTTCGTCCGCGACCGCCTCGCCCAGTACGAGTACCCCCGCGAGGTCGAATTCATCGACGAACTGCCGACGACGACGACGGGGAAGGTCAGGCGGGCAGACCTGCGGGACCGGGAGGGCGCAGAGGGGTCGGCCTGA
- a CDS encoding cyclase family protein — translation MSTDERDIAELLADAPSNWGRWGDDDEVGALNYLTEEEVLRGVRAVEHGKTFTLGLPIGRPGGDPVWPGRSGADHYMELDKGHFEAGKVDVPGAAGLEYADDVVYMFLQGTTQFDALGHVWYDDRLYNGFDAGTTKGGMEYCSIEPMAEHGVVGRGVLLDVARHRGRDRLDRGERITLDELLDCADEQGVEIEKRDVPIIRTGWIELFYEEGADAFYGDEFAEPGITYSRDLVEWFHGMEIPAFGTDTVANEQTVSDETETILPLHGALLRDQGVAFNEINRLDELAADCDDDGKYDFLYVGAPLKIVGGTGSPVNPIAIK, via the coding sequence ATGAGCACTGACGAGCGGGACATCGCGGAACTGCTAGCCGACGCCCCCTCGAACTGGGGGCGATGGGGCGACGACGACGAGGTCGGCGCACTGAACTACCTCACCGAGGAGGAGGTGCTGCGGGGCGTCCGGGCGGTCGAACACGGGAAGACGTTCACGCTGGGGCTTCCCATCGGTCGGCCCGGCGGCGATCCGGTCTGGCCGGGGCGCTCCGGCGCGGACCACTACATGGAACTCGACAAGGGACACTTCGAGGCCGGAAAGGTCGACGTGCCGGGCGCGGCGGGCCTCGAGTACGCCGACGACGTCGTCTACATGTTCCTCCAGGGGACGACGCAGTTCGACGCGCTCGGACACGTCTGGTACGACGATCGGCTCTACAACGGCTTCGACGCCGGCACCACCAAGGGCGGGATGGAGTACTGCTCGATCGAGCCGATGGCCGAACACGGCGTCGTCGGGCGCGGCGTCCTGCTCGACGTGGCGCGCCACCGCGGGCGCGACCGCCTCGACCGCGGCGAGCGCATCACCCTCGACGAACTGCTCGACTGCGCCGACGAGCAGGGCGTCGAGATCGAGAAGCGCGACGTGCCGATCATCCGAACGGGGTGGATCGAGCTGTTCTATGAAGAGGGGGCGGACGCCTTCTACGGCGACGAGTTCGCCGAACCGGGCATCACCTACTCGCGGGACCTCGTCGAGTGGTTCCACGGGATGGAGATCCCCGCGTTCGGAACCGACACCGTCGCCAACGAACAGACCGTCTCCGACGAGACGGAGACGATCCTCCCGCTGCACGGCGCGCTCCTCCGCGATCAGGGGGTCGCGTTCAACGAGATCAACCGCCTCGACGAACTCGCGGCCGACTGCGACGACGACGGGAAGTACGACTTCCTCTACGTCGGCGCGCCGCTCAAGATCGTCGGCGGCACCGGCTCGCCCGTGAACCCCATCGCCATCAAGTGA
- the aglF gene encoding UTP--glucose-1-phosphate uridylyltransferase AglF, with protein sequence MQAVVLAAGEGTRLRPLTEDRPKAMVEVDGKPILTHCLEQLVTLGADDLFIVVGYLKEVIIKHYGDSFEGIPITYCHQREAKGLAHALLTVEEHIDDDFMLILGDNVFEANLADVVRRQAEDRADAAFLVEEVPYEEASRYGVCNTNDYGEIVAVMEKPEDPPTNLVMTGFYTFTPAIFHACHLVQPSNRGEYELSDAVNLLIQSGRTIDAIRMKGWRIDVGYPEDRDEAERRLREPTEGATAEADGAGSSEE encoded by the coding sequence ATGCAAGCAGTCGTGCTCGCGGCCGGTGAGGGGACCCGCCTGCGTCCGCTCACCGAGGACAGGCCGAAGGCGATGGTCGAGGTCGACGGGAAGCCGATCCTCACCCACTGCCTCGAGCAACTGGTCACGCTCGGGGCCGACGACCTCTTCATCGTCGTCGGCTACCTGAAGGAGGTGATCATCAAGCACTACGGGGACAGCTTCGAGGGGATCCCCATCACCTACTGCCACCAGCGGGAGGCGAAGGGGTTGGCTCACGCGCTGCTGACCGTCGAGGAACACATCGACGACGACTTCATGCTCATCCTGGGGGACAACGTCTTCGAGGCGAACCTCGCGGACGTGGTGCGCCGCCAGGCGGAGGACCGCGCGGACGCCGCCTTCCTCGTCGAGGAGGTGCCCTACGAGGAGGCCTCGCGGTACGGCGTCTGTAACACGAACGACTACGGCGAGATCGTCGCCGTCATGGAGAAACCCGAGGACCCGCCGACGAACCTCGTGATGACGGGCTTCTACACGTTCACGCCCGCCATCTTCCACGCGTGTCACCTCGTCCAGCCGTCGAACCGCGGCGAGTACGAACTCAGCGACGCGGTCAACCTCCTCATCCAGAGCGGGCGCACCATCGACGCCATCCGCATGAAGGGCTGGCGGATCGACGTGGGCTACCCCGAGGACCGCGACGAGGCCGAGCGACGGTTGCGCGAGCCGACGGAGGGGGCGACCGCCGAGGCCGACGGGGCGGGTTCCTCGGAGGAATAA
- a CDS encoding sulfatase-like hydrolase/transferase — translation MNSYPNILLLVLDSVRAKNTSVHGHRNDTTPFLLDFAGEATVYSQARAPSIHSVASHASVFTGSHVEEHGVTEHESGLDPDATLWHELRTAFGYRTGIFSPNLVVMETSNLSEPFETRVGLKRSLDRRLYETGVSPSDFDEHVSAGSYLRASLADDHPIQSVLNGVYYRYGSHADRAHDPETESAEVYLEEFLEWAEAESGPWAACVNLMDAHYPYVPREEHDRWGGPNLRRVQEDITGTQSRQFLTGRPWGELAALEWLYDGCIHQIDAALRGFVRDLKEAGLYEDTLLVITSDHGEGFGERSLVTPRVRHVDHSWGIGEELTHVPLVVKAPSQHRGRRVDSPVSLTDFRGVVEGYLDGYAGGNPFADLGREEVLASTFRVPAPGDVLPDGVERTDYVGPWRAVYQPQDGVVYKYVTHGTDEATVHVRDAQTASLAERDQPGIVEEVFDRMEASDVATGARDLSRDVEAQLEDLGYMR, via the coding sequence ATGAACTCGTATCCAAATATTCTACTACTCGTTCTGGACAGCGTTCGGGCGAAGAACACGAGCGTCCACGGGCATCGTAACGACACGACGCCGTTCCTGCTCGACTTCGCCGGCGAGGCGACGGTCTACTCGCAGGCGCGAGCGCCGAGCATCCACAGCGTCGCCAGCCACGCGAGCGTCTTCACCGGTTCGCACGTCGAGGAACACGGCGTCACCGAGCACGAGTCCGGGCTGGACCCGGACGCGACGCTCTGGCACGAGTTGCGGACGGCGTTCGGCTACCGGACGGGGATCTTCTCGCCGAACCTGGTGGTGATGGAGACGTCGAACCTGAGCGAGCCGTTCGAGACGCGCGTCGGGCTGAAACGCTCGCTCGACCGCCGGCTGTACGAGACGGGCGTGAGCCCGAGCGACTTCGACGAGCACGTCTCCGCGGGGTCGTACCTGCGCGCGAGCCTGGCCGACGACCACCCGATCCAGTCTGTCCTCAACGGGGTCTACTACCGGTACGGCTCGCACGCCGACCGGGCGCACGACCCCGAGACCGAATCGGCGGAGGTCTACCTCGAGGAGTTCCTCGAGTGGGCCGAGGCGGAGTCCGGCCCGTGGGCGGCGTGCGTCAACCTCATGGACGCGCACTACCCCTACGTCCCCCGGGAGGAACACGACCGCTGGGGCGGGCCGAACCTCCGCCGCGTCCAGGAGGACATCACCGGGACGCAGTCGCGGCAGTTCCTCACCGGCCGTCCCTGGGGCGAACTCGCGGCGCTCGAGTGGCTCTACGACGGCTGCATCCACCAGATCGACGCCGCGCTTCGCGGGTTCGTCCGCGACCTCAAGGAGGCGGGGCTGTACGAGGACACGCTGCTCGTGATCACGAGCGATCACGGCGAGGGCTTCGGCGAACGGAGCCTCGTCACGCCGCGGGTCCGCCACGTCGATCACAGCTGGGGGATCGGCGAGGAACTGACGCACGTGCCGCTCGTCGTGAAGGCACCGAGCCAGCACCGGGGCCGTCGCGTCGACTCGCCGGTGAGCCTCACCGACTTCAGGGGGGTCGTCGAGGGGTACCTCGACGGCTACGCCGGCGGCAACCCGTTCGCCGACCTGGGGCGCGAGGAGGTCCTCGCCTCGACGTTCCGCGTCCCCGCGCCCGGCGACGTGCTCCCCGACGGCGTCGAGCGGACCGACTACGTCGGTCCCTGGCGGGCGGTGTACCAGCCCCAGGACGGCGTCGTCTACAAGTACGTCACGCACGGGACCGACGAGGCGACCGTGCACGTGCGCGACGCGCAGACCGCCTCCCTCGCCGAACGGGACCAGCCGGGCATCGTCGAGGAGGTCTTCGACAGGATGGAAGCGAGCGACGTCGCCACCGGGGCCCGGGACCTGAGCCGCGACGTCGAGGCGCAACTCGAAGACCTCGGCTACATGCGCTGA
- a CDS encoding sugar transferase, with product MVGAWRYRLGSVGVVAGVTALAVVVANAPAAQGLATSLPLLSRLPATTMREAALAPAILTTVAVVSLAFLPLFRPKRRRILDAVTLTHRRLLVAAAGLAAVGYFDYTYRLPRTTLLLVTGTLSVALPAWFVSARPRPSGDGDRAVVVGDDPEGVAAILAATELEVVGYVSPPAQFHDGSPVRPSFATDGGVATPLDAGRRALADLPCLGALSDLESVFADYDVDTALLAFARPDREQFFGTLDACDRFGVNAKVHREHAESVLVAGRGGELVDVDLEPWDWQDRMLKRLFDVVFTTVGLVVLLPVIAVIVVAVKLDSEGPVLYSQERTAEFGGTFTVYKFRSMVRDAERETGAVLSAEDDGGVDPRVTRVGAFLRRTHLDEIPQLWSILVGDMSVVGPRPERPELDTDLQEDVGNWRRRWFVKPGLTGLAQIESMSSSEPDRKLQLDIRYIRARSFNSDIKIILRQIWTVGKIIVSE from the coding sequence ATGGTAGGGGCGTGGCGGTACAGGCTGGGCAGCGTCGGGGTCGTCGCCGGGGTCACGGCGCTCGCCGTCGTCGTCGCGAACGCCCCCGCGGCCCAGGGGCTGGCGACGTCGCTCCCGCTCCTGTCGCGACTCCCCGCGACGACGATGCGCGAGGCGGCGCTCGCGCCGGCGATCCTCACGACGGTCGCCGTGGTCTCGCTCGCGTTCCTCCCCCTCTTTCGCCCGAAGCGCCGCCGGATCCTCGACGCCGTCACCCTGACCCACCGGCGACTGCTGGTGGCGGCCGCGGGTCTTGCGGCCGTGGGCTACTTCGACTACACCTATCGACTGCCCCGGACGACGCTCCTGCTGGTGACGGGGACGCTGTCCGTCGCGCTGCCCGCCTGGTTCGTCTCGGCGCGACCGCGGCCGAGCGGCGACGGCGACCGCGCCGTCGTCGTCGGGGACGACCCCGAGGGCGTGGCGGCGATCCTCGCGGCGACCGAACTCGAGGTCGTGGGCTACGTCTCCCCCCCGGCGCAGTTCCACGACGGCTCCCCCGTTCGGCCGTCGTTCGCGACCGACGGCGGGGTGGCGACCCCCCTCGACGCGGGGCGACGCGCGCTGGCCGACCTCCCCTGCCTCGGGGCGCTGTCTGACCTCGAGTCGGTGTTCGCCGACTACGACGTGGACACCGCGCTGCTCGCGTTCGCGCGGCCCGACCGGGAGCAGTTCTTCGGCACGCTCGACGCCTGCGACCGATTCGGCGTGAACGCGAAGGTCCACCGCGAGCACGCAGAGAGCGTGCTGGTAGCCGGTCGCGGCGGCGAGCTGGTCGACGTGGACCTGGAACCGTGGGACTGGCAGGACCGGATGCTGAAGCGGCTTTTCGATGTGGTGTTCACGACCGTCGGGCTGGTGGTGCTGTTGCCCGTGATCGCGGTGATCGTCGTTGCCGTGAAGCTCGACAGCGAGGGACCGGTGCTCTACTCCCAGGAGCGGACGGCGGAGTTCGGAGGGACGTTCACCGTCTACAAGTTCCGGAGCATGGTGCGGGACGCAGAGAGGGAGACGGGAGCCGTGTTGAGTGCGGAGGACGACGGCGGGGTCGACCCGCGGGTCACCCGCGTCGGGGCGTTCCTCCGGCGGACGCACCTGGACGAGATCCCGCAACTGTGGTCGATTTTAGTGGGGGACATGAGCGTGGTCGGGCCGCGGCCCGAACGGCCGGAGTTGGATACTGATCTTCAGGAGGATGTCGGTAACTGGAGGCGTCGGTGGTTTGTAAAGCCTGGACTCACCGGATTAGCACAGATTGAAAGCATGTCCTCATCGGAACCAGATCGGAAATTACAACTTGATATTAGATACATTCGTGCCCGATCATTTAATTCTGATATTAAAATAATACTCCGTCAAATCTGGACCGTTGGAAAAATCATCGTATCCGAATGA